AACGGGGTCTACGATGCGGGCACCGATCAGCCGCTGCCCTCCTTTCTGAATCCTGTAAAACTGACGTATCAGCTCGCCCCTTTGTGGCTCGGGACTGTCACGGTAGACTCAAAAGGGCTCGTGAGCCCCAATCAAACGATACGGGTCAACACAGACCTAAACGGAGACGGAGCGCCCGATGTCTATCCTGATTACGACTGCATCGTTCTGTCTACGACGAGAATTAATATGGGGAAGTGGGATGGGGCTGCGTGCGATGCTAAATAAGAAAGGGATGACGCTCATCGAGGTGATGGTCGCCCTTGTGGTCCTCCTCCTCGTCGCTCTTGCGATGATGCAGACCGCCCTTCTCAGCATCGACTCCAACATGATAAGCGCCCTGAGAGATCAGGCACTGAAATTAGCGGAGACAAGGATGAACAATGCAAAGGGGACTACGTTCAGCAAGTTGTCCTCGGGCAGTCAGACGGATACGGGCGCACTCGACCCGGGCATATGTTCGGCCACTCTAAGAGCAAAAATGCAGGGTGTAATGGGTGCGATAGGAAGCGCAAATAATGGGCAGGTTGTGACGGCTAGCGTAAGGAGCATGCCGTCTTTTAACTACTGCACGAACGTGACAGCGCAAAACCTCAACCCTAATAATGTAATCATCAATGTTACGGTGGGCTGGACATGGCAGGGTCAGGACTACGTCCACAATATCGGAACGATAGTGGGGAACCTGTGATAAGGCGCGAAGAGGGCTTCACTTTAGTTGAATTGATGATAACGATGGTC
The window above is part of the Thermodesulfovibrionales bacterium genome. Proteins encoded here:
- a CDS encoding prepilin-type N-terminal cleavage/methylation domain-containing protein codes for the protein MKRERQISGRNEEGLTLIELVVVVSIIGIVVAAMGMQFQGWSGSYAIESEVKQIYSDLLNTRLSAMQRNRSHFVVINADRYQVFQDTNENGVYDAGTDQPLPSFLNPVKLTYQLAPLWLGTVTVDSKGLVSPNQTIRVNTDLNGDGAPDVYPDYDCIVLSTTRINMGKWDGAACDAK
- a CDS encoding prepilin-type N-terminal cleavage/methylation domain-containing protein, which translates into the protein MLNKKGMTLIEVMVALVVLLLVALAMMQTALLSIDSNMISALRDQALKLAETRMNNAKGTTFSKLSSGSQTDTGALDPGICSATLRAKMQGVMGAIGSANNGQVVTASVRSMPSFNYCTNVTAQNLNPNNVIINVTVGWTWQGQDYVHNIGTIVGNL